A window of Flavobacteriales bacterium contains these coding sequences:
- the msrA gene encoding peptide-methionine (S)-S-oxide reductase MsrA has translation MKHFFTFAFALILISCNVSSQDQNSEDPGQKATQAGLDELSRAYFASGCFWCVEAVYESVEGVAEAVSGYAGGHTENPSYQEVGTGKTGHAETVLVYYDPSVVDFKTLVDVYYGSQDPTQVNGQGPDNGSAYRSIIFYQNEEERQIAEAARNALDESGQYEQPIATDIEPFKAFYRAEDYHQDYEKRNPYQPYVRSVSIPRLNRFKEKFPELLKAGE, from the coding sequence ATGAAACACTTCTTCACTTTTGCTTTCGCCCTGATACTCATCTCCTGTAATGTGTCCTCGCAGGATCAGAATTCGGAAGACCCAGGTCAGAAAGCCACCCAGGCCGGATTGGATGAGCTGAGCAGGGCCTACTTTGCCAGCGGATGTTTCTGGTGTGTGGAGGCCGTGTATGAAAGCGTAGAAGGAGTAGCCGAGGCCGTGAGCGGCTATGCTGGCGGTCACACAGAGAATCCCAGTTATCAGGAAGTGGGCACCGGCAAGACGGGACATGCAGAGACCGTACTGGTGTATTATGACCCGTCTGTAGTGGATTTCAAGACCCTGGTAGATGTCTATTACGGAAGTCAGGACCCTACCCAGGTCAATGGTCAAGGACCCGATAATGGATCAGCCTATCGATCCATCATCTTTTACCAGAACGAAGAAGAACGCCAGATAGCTGAAGCGGCCAGAAATGCTCTGGATGAGTCAGGCCAGTATGAACAGCCCATAGCTACTGATATCGAGCCCTTCAAGGCCTTCTACCGGGCAGAAGATTATCATCAGGACTATGAGAAGCGCAATCCGTATCAGCCCTATGTACGCAGTGTGTCCATCCCTCGTTTGAATCGATTCAAAGAGAAGTTTCCCGAGCTGCTCAAGGCCGGAGAATAG
- a CDS encoding carboxymuconolactone decarboxylase family protein, producing the protein MKRPLVSPIDKEGNAEAADMAAFYQETLGFTPNSLFTMMHRPRIARAFLEMNQAVMENKGRVTSALKRQLAYLSSRTTGCRYCEAHTIRAAVRYGSEEDKLQHIWDYKTYPAFSEAERAVFDLAIAASQVPNAVSDEIAERMRAHWDDGEIVEIMGVIALFGYLNRWNDSMGTQLEGPAAKDGEELLGTDGWTIGKHTY; encoded by the coding sequence ATGAAAAGACCACTTGTTTCCCCCATAGATAAGGAGGGCAATGCAGAAGCAGCAGATATGGCCGCTTTCTACCAGGAGACCTTGGGATTCACACCCAATAGCCTCTTTACCATGATGCATAGACCCCGCATCGCCAGAGCATTCTTGGAGATGAATCAGGCCGTCATGGAGAACAAGGGAAGGGTGACCAGTGCATTGAAACGGCAATTGGCCTATCTCTCCAGTCGGACGACCGGATGTCGCTATTGTGAAGCCCATACCATACGCGCTGCCGTGCGTTATGGATCAGAGGAGGATAAGCTGCAGCATATCTGGGACTACAAGACCTATCCGGCCTTCAGCGAGGCAGAACGCGCAGTATTCGATCTGGCCATTGCGGCCTCTCAAGTTCCCAATGCGGTCAGCGATGAGATCGCAGAACGTATGCGTGCTCACTGGGATGATGGGGAGATCGTGGAGATTATGGGAGTCATAGCTCTATTCGGCTACCTGAACCGTTGGAATGACAGTATGGGTACGCAACTCGAAGGCCCAGCTGCCAAGGATGGTGAAGAGCTTCTGGGTACCGATGGTTGGACCATCGGAAAACACACCTATTAG
- a CDS encoding TraB/GumN family protein, translating to MHRHLLILPFFLFYLTTHAQKQYQGLLWEITGNGMEEPSYLYGTMHVSDKVAFYLGEPFFDALESVDQVALELEPEQWFSEVLGGEMMTNTFRMLQRSEYQYFGGSGNWNMLEGRMEFPENTNLTIQQIFRSNPSMINQLLFRFYDPSGNFEEETWLDMYIYQSAVKLGKETIGLETFDESMGMMRKAQEAIEKNPRDFSDYDMQSRYEANEKIEDAYRKGDLDRLDSLSMRLNDKAYTKYILIERNKKFIEGMDSLMQQAPLFTGVGAAHLPGEEGCIEMLRDLGYTVVPVRMGLRDAKKKEKLSESFVKRPLRPFVSEDARVDFDSPYEVYEMSMDLLNHSFITLDIANGLTFIIDRFVTNNAIERTSVSHQIQSLDSMLFEIIPGEIIQQKEVSIGGMRGLDILHEIARGDINRAMILFSPQDVVVARLSGSGQKIKKGAGDHFFSSLDINLHGQRTSPWRAFRSMDGSLTITLPGEVADYMDAPASLMNGDRFIQSIDAEGDVYRLYRLQHYDRNYIEDERYLLYLAESAFEEDNDVVELDRKNLEVNGQPALQIEFGVGDDQRMTARFLVSGNSIIAMQCYSAKDAKVERFMDALELENEQFDTYYPIVDSAGYFRSTIAWEKDTDDLLGSGAFGMFGFGEQEEEYEYSYEVDLASPGSCSPLKVTYFRYPRYEYLESRDDFLEKWDDAITGQGDLVILSKDVDWKDEDVEVTYVLGDSLSDYAYELYFRTKGNSVISIETGYDQDFGPREDFQRLIEDIELLEDTLAYPRFIEAAPEIFLMDIQSEDSAYFSMANERLEMTEAFPEADRWAIYQQLVESPSPLASEEDKKEYRSGYNRYRYLSTEIGLVDSLILEYQAYSDSAAYQVEILTTLLKTREEEAIARVREILTEEAPIGVSVGFTSELFSALKDSLEIYSDLYPELLELLEYDEYKEPVLLTLKMMLDSAVIDTSHYTDRYDYLLRQSKLAFRRLSSTDFTYTDLTEQNSWKSSMDLFDYLSLLRPFTHLPEVEHHFEDVGTSSRPEIRKAFAHFLTHYGESVSDSAIVSLLEGDALKDYGFLKNLERTDLWSDTMDLKRVFVTERTEERWSTYEYQYSWDKSEIDSVEIVQVMQDSIRTHGFTTYYLRSRITEDGISRPKLHVVMVYDRSAAPDFTALHLMNDPSEIDSEVEQWEEMKRQLIARNRAWMPDSYRNSDTFIW from the coding sequence ATGCATAGACACCTTCTCATCCTCCCCTTCTTCCTGTTCTACTTGACCACGCATGCTCAGAAGCAATACCAAGGTCTGCTATGGGAGATCACGGGCAATGGCATGGAAGAACCCTCCTATCTCTACGGGACCATGCATGTGAGTGATAAGGTCGCATTCTACTTAGGAGAACCCTTTTTCGATGCCTTGGAATCGGTCGATCAGGTGGCTTTGGAATTGGAACCCGAACAATGGTTCAGCGAGGTGCTCGGAGGTGAGATGATGACCAACACCTTCCGTATGCTCCAGCGATCGGAATACCAGTATTTCGGTGGATCGGGAAATTGGAATATGCTCGAAGGACGCATGGAGTTCCCCGAAAATACCAATCTGACCATCCAACAGATCTTCCGGAGCAATCCTTCCATGATCAATCAGTTGCTCTTCCGATTCTACGACCCCAGTGGAAATTTCGAAGAAGAGACCTGGCTGGATATGTATATCTACCAATCGGCAGTCAAGTTGGGCAAAGAGACCATAGGGCTCGAGACCTTTGACGAGTCCATGGGTATGATGCGCAAGGCACAAGAGGCCATCGAGAAGAATCCCCGTGACTTCTCCGATTATGACATGCAATCCCGATACGAGGCCAATGAGAAGATCGAGGATGCATATCGCAAAGGGGACCTCGACCGACTGGACTCATTGAGTATGCGCCTGAATGATAAGGCTTACACCAAGTACATTCTGATAGAGCGCAATAAGAAATTCATCGAAGGGATGGATTCCCTTATGCAGCAAGCGCCTTTGTTCACAGGAGTGGGGGCCGCTCACCTGCCTGGAGAAGAAGGCTGTATCGAAATGCTGCGGGACCTCGGATATACGGTCGTTCCAGTACGCATGGGCCTGCGGGATGCGAAGAAGAAAGAGAAGCTCTCCGAATCCTTCGTCAAACGCCCTTTGCGACCATTCGTGAGCGAGGATGCCCGTGTGGACTTCGATAGTCCTTATGAGGTCTATGAGATGAGCATGGATCTTTTGAACCATTCCTTCATCACACTGGATATCGCCAATGGACTCACCTTCATCATCGACCGCTTTGTGACCAACAATGCAATCGAAAGGACGAGTGTCTCGCATCAGATCCAAAGCTTGGACAGCATGCTTTTCGAGATCATCCCCGGGGAGATCATCCAGCAGAAGGAGGTCTCGATCGGGGGCATGCGCGGATTGGACATTCTCCACGAGATCGCCCGAGGAGACATCAATCGGGCAATGATTCTTTTCAGTCCGCAGGACGTAGTAGTCGCACGGCTATCGGGCAGTGGACAGAAGATCAAGAAAGGAGCTGGCGATCACTTCTTTTCCAGTCTCGATATAAACCTCCATGGGCAACGCACCAGCCCTTGGCGCGCCTTCCGATCGATGGATGGAAGCTTGACCATCACACTACCTGGCGAAGTGGCTGATTATATGGATGCACCGGCTTCCTTGATGAATGGAGACCGATTCATTCAGTCCATCGATGCTGAAGGTGATGTGTATCGCCTCTACCGATTGCAACACTACGATCGGAATTATATCGAAGACGAGCGCTACTTACTCTACTTGGCCGAGTCGGCCTTTGAAGAGGACAATGATGTCGTAGAATTGGATAGAAAGAACCTAGAGGTGAATGGTCAGCCGGCCCTGCAGATCGAATTCGGAGTAGGGGATGATCAACGCATGACCGCACGCTTCCTAGTATCGGGGAATTCCATCATCGCCATGCAGTGCTACAGCGCCAAAGATGCCAAGGTGGAGCGTTTCATGGATGCCTTGGAACTGGAGAATGAACAATTCGATACCTACTACCCTATCGTTGATTCTGCTGGGTATTTCCGCTCGACCATAGCTTGGGAAAAGGATACAGACGACCTGCTCGGATCCGGTGCGTTCGGGATGTTCGGATTCGGAGAGCAGGAGGAAGAGTATGAATACTCCTATGAAGTGGATCTGGCATCACCGGGAAGTTGTTCTCCCCTCAAAGTGACCTATTTCCGCTATCCACGCTATGAGTACCTCGAGAGCCGAGATGATTTCTTGGAGAAATGGGACGATGCCATCACCGGACAGGGAGACCTGGTCATTCTCTCCAAAGATGTGGACTGGAAAGATGAAGATGTCGAGGTCACCTATGTGCTGGGCGACAGTCTTTCGGATTATGCCTATGAGCTGTATTTCAGGACCAAGGGGAACTCTGTCATCTCCATTGAGACAGGATATGATCAAGACTTCGGACCCAGAGAAGATTTCCAACGACTGATTGAGGATATCGAACTTCTGGAGGACACACTCGCCTATCCTCGATTCATAGAGGCTGCACCAGAGATATTCTTAATGGATATCCAGAGTGAGGACAGCGCCTATTTCTCCATGGCCAATGAGCGATTGGAAATGACGGAGGCATTTCCTGAGGCCGACCGTTGGGCAATCTATCAGCAACTGGTCGAATCCCCTTCCCCATTGGCCAGTGAGGAAGACAAAAAGGAGTATCGATCCGGATACAATCGCTATCGATATCTCAGCACAGAGATAGGTCTGGTAGATTCACTGATACTGGAATATCAGGCATATTCAGATAGTGCGGCCTATCAGGTAGAGATCTTGACAACACTTCTCAAGACCAGAGAAGAAGAAGCCATCGCCCGAGTGCGAGAGATACTGACCGAAGAAGCGCCTATAGGGGTTTCTGTGGGCTTCACAAGTGAATTATTCAGTGCATTGAAGGATAGTTTGGAGATATATTCCGATCTGTACCCCGAGTTGCTCGAACTCTTGGAGTACGATGAGTACAAAGAACCCGTGCTCCTTACACTCAAGATGATGTTGGATAGTGCGGTCATTGACACCAGTCACTATACAGATCGCTATGATTACCTGCTCAGACAATCCAAATTGGCCTTTCGCAGGTTGAGCAGTACGGACTTCACCTATACGGATCTTACCGAGCAGAATTCTTGGAAATCATCGATGGATCTTTTCGACTATCTGAGCTTACTGCGCCCCTTCACCCATCTACCGGAGGTAGAGCATCATTTTGAGGATGTCGGTACCAGCTCAAGACCTGAGATCCGCAAAGCCTTTGCACATTTCTTGACACACTACGGAGAGTCTGTTTCGGACAGTGCTATTGTGAGCCTTTTGGAGGGCGATGCATTAAAGGACTATGGATTTCTCAAGAATCTCGAGCGCACCGACCTCTGGAGCGATACCATGGATCTGAAAAGGGTCTTTGTCACGGAGCGCACAGAAGAGCGCTGGTCTACTTATGAAT